A portion of the Granulosicoccus antarcticus IMCC3135 genome contains these proteins:
- a CDS encoding winged helix-turn-helix domain-containing protein produces the protein MNASTTSIGQYTLNRRLGCLEDGRGNAQHLRPKSYRVLELLIERRGTLVSKDDLAAGAWNDLTVTDESLSQCISDIRRVLGKEDAKLLRTVPRRGYVLKAQETHADSPESSAWGIRVGTVVLSMAAAALAILFLSGSPEHEATGAAIEDSVASVGVRLPTSGSQDWRERDANDELRAKLNEILASDPQDADAWAELGQTYWLEVKYSAWGGGRRELGQSLGALERSLILGGGAVAYRVLAEVRLDAPFKDARSLVDALAAAQAAVLLAPTDPDGLAILADALLANGYAEEAVPLIEQAIAAVAAPPDRYREIAGLIYLVEGEPAKAVEEFGRLHGAGTFSGMRDYKGWFLAASLAHAGRIEEASAVIRQAQISRPERTLDGVAVSLDSLDGQKILELVLEGLRLAGMPG, from the coding sequence ATGAACGCGTCCACAACCAGCATCGGTCAGTACACGTTGAACCGGCGTCTCGGGTGTCTGGAGGATGGCCGGGGCAATGCGCAGCACCTTCGGCCCAAATCCTACCGCGTGCTTGAATTACTCATCGAGCGCAGGGGCACGCTGGTGTCAAAAGACGACCTCGCCGCAGGGGCGTGGAACGATCTGACGGTAACAGACGAATCGCTGTCGCAATGCATCAGTGATATCCGCCGGGTTCTTGGCAAAGAGGATGCAAAACTGCTGCGCACAGTGCCACGGCGCGGCTACGTTCTCAAAGCGCAGGAAACTCACGCCGACAGTCCCGAGTCATCAGCATGGGGCATTCGGGTGGGGACGGTGGTATTGAGTATGGCTGCAGCCGCACTTGCGATCTTGTTTCTCTCCGGAAGTCCGGAGCACGAGGCGACAGGTGCGGCAATCGAGGACTCTGTTGCCAGTGTAGGCGTCCGGCTGCCGACATCAGGGAGTCAGGATTGGCGCGAGAGGGATGCCAATGATGAGTTGCGTGCAAAGCTGAATGAGATCCTTGCGTCTGATCCCCAAGATGCTGATGCATGGGCGGAGCTGGGCCAGACATACTGGCTGGAAGTCAAGTACAGCGCCTGGGGAGGTGGTCGCCGAGAGCTTGGCCAATCTCTTGGAGCGCTTGAGCGTTCACTTATCCTCGGCGGAGGAGCCGTTGCGTATCGAGTGCTTGCTGAAGTGCGGCTCGATGCACCGTTCAAAGATGCGCGCTCACTGGTGGATGCGCTTGCGGCTGCGCAGGCGGCGGTCCTGTTAGCCCCCACAGATCCTGACGGCCTGGCTATCCTTGCCGATGCTCTCCTGGCCAACGGCTATGCAGAAGAGGCGGTTCCACTTATCGAACAGGCGATCGCAGCGGTCGCAGCGCCTCCGGACCGCTACCGGGAAATAGCCGGGCTGATCTATCTCGTGGAGGGCGAGCCGGCCAAGGCCGTCGAAGAGTTTGGACGCCTTCACGGCGCCGGTACGTTCTCGGGAATGCGCGACTACAAAGGATGGTTTCTGGCAGCGAGCCTGGCGCATGCGGGCCGGATCGAAGAGGCGTCAGCGGTGATTCGGCAAGCACAGATTTCACGGCCCGAACGCACTTTGGACGGTGTTGCGGTATCGCTTGACAGCTTGGACGGTCAGAAAATTCTGGAATTGGTGCTGGAGGGTCTGAGGCTGGCGGGAATGCCGGGTTAG
- a CDS encoding DUF6647 family protein, with protein sequence MKIVRVLIFSTVCVLGITSSIAAAEQRAKPTFLDFVVLWLNSQYQLEVPASHPDIIAMPLAELVARRYGPGASATPGDVVALYDKEAHAILVSDDWTGGSLAQLSVLVHEMVHHSQDVSGTIFACPAEREKLAYRAQNEWLKLFDEDLEGAFGIDPALILVATACVH encoded by the coding sequence ATGAAAATTGTAAGGGTTCTCATCTTCTCAACCGTCTGCGTTCTTGGAATCACCTCCTCCATCGCAGCCGCGGAACAGCGCGCCAAGCCGACGTTTCTTGATTTTGTAGTCCTTTGGCTGAACTCGCAGTATCAGCTTGAAGTCCCGGCATCTCATCCCGACATAATCGCAATGCCGCTGGCTGAGCTGGTCGCACGGCGATATGGCCCAGGCGCATCCGCAACGCCCGGCGACGTGGTAGCCCTCTACGACAAAGAGGCGCACGCTATTCTGGTTTCCGACGACTGGACAGGAGGCTCACTCGCCCAGCTTTCCGTTCTCGTTCACGAAATGGTCCATCATTCACAAGACGTGTCTGGCACTATATTCGCTTGCCCGGCAGAGAGGGAAAAGCTAGCCTATCGTGCACAAAACGAATGGCTGAAGCTCTTTGACGAAGACCTTGAAGGTGCTTTTGGTATCGATCCAGCTCTGATCCTTGTTGCCACCGCCTGTGTTCACTGA
- a CDS encoding LysR substrate-binding domain-containing protein has translation MANRLELPPMNGLRAFEVAGRHLNFRVAADELGVTQAAIAQQVRGLESALGVRLFERGARGVSFTSAGRGYHQAVSDAFDRLREATGSLRPESSKVTVSATPTFTSRWLIPNLPAFTSKNPDIDFRILSTERVLSFHSDGIDLAIRQGKPPFGAQFDVDLLFRRSNIAVAAPELVGRKTLPLANCDLTQLPLLHDTHNLWPEFLRLRCAGTDAHKQRNLHFSQTSLSIEAALAGQGVALVSRFLVARDLELGRLVQVVDGMLKGHNDFYLLARHAGERQPAVDIVRQWLLSQSDPQL, from the coding sequence TTGGCTAATCGACTCGAACTCCCACCCATGAACGGTCTGCGTGCCTTTGAGGTGGCCGGGAGACACTTGAACTTCCGCGTAGCGGCAGACGAGCTGGGCGTCACGCAGGCGGCGATTGCGCAGCAGGTGCGAGGACTTGAGTCTGCGCTGGGAGTCCGGCTGTTCGAGCGCGGTGCCAGAGGTGTGTCGTTCACATCCGCCGGGCGCGGCTATCATCAAGCGGTCAGCGATGCGTTCGATCGCCTGCGAGAGGCCACCGGATCGTTGAGGCCGGAAAGCTCCAAGGTGACTGTCAGCGCTACGCCGACGTTTACCTCGCGTTGGTTGATCCCGAACCTGCCTGCATTCACAAGCAAGAATCCGGACATCGATTTCCGGATACTCTCTACCGAACGTGTACTCAGCTTCCACAGTGACGGCATCGATCTTGCCATTCGGCAAGGCAAGCCACCGTTCGGCGCGCAGTTCGATGTCGACCTGTTGTTCAGACGATCGAATATTGCCGTGGCAGCCCCGGAACTGGTGGGACGAAAGACCCTACCGCTGGCGAATTGCGACCTCACCCAGCTTCCGTTGCTTCACGACACGCACAACCTCTGGCCCGAGTTTCTACGACTAAGGTGTGCCGGTACCGACGCGCACAAACAGCGAAATCTTCACTTCAGCCAGACCAGCCTGAGCATAGAGGCGGCGCTGGCCGGTCAGGGTGTGGCACTGGTCAGTCGATTTCTGGTAGCTCGCGATCTTGAATTAGGCCGGCTGGTTCAGGTCGTTGACGGCATGTTAAAGGGGCACAACGACTTCTACCTGCTCGCACGCCATGCAGGAGAGCGACAGCCAGCGGTTGACATCGTGCGGCAATGGCTGTTGTCGCAGAGTGATCCGCAATTGTGA
- a CDS encoding DMT family transporter has product MAMAKVALATASGSGMGAVDVHRKPQILDTGNFFSTIARQQAVCSLQQFFLIQRFSMNWFFYALLAALCFGLRGIFYQWTSQKTTNRNLMLCGVFFTGFLVSIIFILFQKSSLKISTNHILVGSSMGVLSFLANASLFKGYAVGKASLVTVLASLPPLIVVILAFLVWNETLTAIQLWSFLIIFIGIYLIRYSNDLSFTDLKGAQWGLLAALFFGLNDIMGKQSTRVESDMFITLVLMFGVGSLLFMIGWLVSKGSRIQSTTEPTWSASRTFTTGMLVGLTNIGGMVAILTAFTTGPTGMVSAISALNLVVILLYTRFFLRVPFRRIELLGIGFALAGLILLRLF; this is encoded by the coding sequence ATGGCTATGGCAAAAGTAGCGCTTGCCACCGCCAGTGGATCGGGAATGGGCGCCGTTGACGTTCATCGTAAACCGCAGATCCTCGATACTGGCAATTTTTTCAGTACGATCGCGCGGCAGCAGGCTGTGTGTTCACTACAGCAATTTTTTCTAATCCAGAGATTTTCAATGAATTGGTTTTTTTACGCACTTTTAGCTGCTTTGTGTTTCGGGTTGCGCGGTATCTTCTATCAATGGACATCGCAAAAAACAACGAATCGCAATTTGATGTTGTGCGGTGTATTTTTCACTGGCTTTCTGGTGAGTATTATTTTTATCCTCTTTCAAAAATCATCATTGAAAATATCGACAAATCATATTTTGGTCGGTAGCAGTATGGGCGTTTTATCATTCTTGGCTAACGCCTCCTTATTCAAGGGTTATGCGGTTGGCAAAGCCTCGCTCGTCACCGTCCTGGCTAGTTTGCCACCATTGATTGTCGTTATCCTGGCTTTTCTAGTGTGGAATGAAACACTCACTGCCATTCAATTGTGGTCTTTCCTGATCATTTTTATCGGCATCTACCTCATTCGCTATTCCAACGACCTCAGTTTCACTGATTTGAAAGGTGCGCAATGGGGTCTGCTTGCGGCGTTGTTTTTCGGTTTAAACGATATCATGGGCAAGCAATCCACCCGTGTTGAATCGGATATGTTCATCACATTGGTGTTGATGTTTGGCGTCGGCAGTTTGCTTTTCATGATTGGGTGGTTGGTGAGCAAAGGTAGCCGCATCCAAAGTACGACAGAACCAACATGGTCTGCCTCTCGAACGTTCACAACTGGAATGCTCGTCGGATTAACCAATATCGGTGGCATGGTGGCTATCTTGACTGCCTTTACGACAGGCCCAACAGGCATGGTCTCTGCGATTTCAGCACTGAACCTGGTAGTCATATTGCTTTATACGCGCTTTTTCTTGCGGGTACCGTTCCGCCGTATTGAGTTATTGGGGATCGGATTTGCCTTGGCTGGCCTGATTCTATTAAGATTATTTTAA
- the yjjJ gene encoding type II toxin-antitoxin system HipA family toxin YjjJ, with product MAKNALGVAQCLESDILTSKQLQLATGLGQPAVSRQIGSLGDRVVKLPNGRSPKYALTRNAFGSGDKIPLFVVDADGNNTIAAYIRPLLIRGFFVELCPGGSPLLLGVNGSGVFDDLPYYIQGLRPQGFLGRQIVSELAARSTTFPNDPIRWQTSHLGRYLIANGEDLPGNFQFGEAGLVRTRRAPTTYWRDDYPAIADAVLSGELAGSSAGGEQPKFTVYSEEKSSYVIVKFSPAGHEADASRWRDILITEYHATETLHAGSVAAANVKLVEKDDRLFLESERFDRTGHYGRSSMISLQMIDAEFVGDGADWPTVMTRLADKNLISSEHLQHARLLWEFGYLINNTDMHLGNMSLGMLDDKFNLLPSYDMCSMGFAPMRGLIKPLSFSPKGHSRLDCLSGNVPMYEKVRLLAMDFWERVANDDRISGEFRKFLTQGNPIL from the coding sequence ATGGCCAAAAACGCGCTCGGCGTGGCTCAATGCCTCGAATCTGACATCCTCACCTCCAAACAGCTTCAGCTCGCAACCGGATTAGGCCAGCCTGCGGTCTCTCGCCAGATCGGATCGCTGGGCGATCGGGTCGTCAAACTGCCTAACGGCAGAAGCCCGAAATACGCACTGACCCGCAATGCCTTCGGATCGGGCGACAAGATTCCACTATTTGTCGTCGATGCTGATGGCAACAATACGATAGCGGCTTACATTCGGCCATTGTTGATACGCGGCTTCTTTGTCGAGCTTTGCCCTGGAGGCTCCCCATTGCTGCTGGGTGTCAATGGTTCTGGCGTGTTTGACGATCTGCCCTACTACATACAAGGCTTGAGGCCCCAAGGTTTTCTAGGCCGACAAATAGTGAGCGAACTAGCGGCACGCTCCACAACGTTTCCGAACGACCCTATTCGCTGGCAAACAAGCCATTTAGGCAGATATCTAATAGCCAACGGTGAAGACTTGCCGGGTAACTTTCAATTCGGTGAAGCAGGCTTGGTGCGGACTCGGCGAGCTCCGACAACCTACTGGCGAGATGACTATCCCGCCATTGCCGATGCCGTCCTGTCAGGCGAACTGGCAGGCTCATCCGCAGGCGGCGAACAACCCAAGTTCACGGTCTACTCAGAAGAAAAATCAAGCTATGTGATCGTGAAATTTTCACCTGCAGGACACGAAGCTGATGCAAGTCGCTGGCGTGACATTCTTATCACTGAATACCATGCTACTGAAACCTTGCATGCGGGTTCGGTAGCAGCTGCAAACGTGAAGCTTGTGGAGAAAGATGACAGACTATTTCTGGAGTCTGAACGATTTGATCGCACCGGGCATTACGGGCGATCCTCCATGATATCCCTGCAAATGATCGACGCAGAATTCGTCGGTGATGGTGCTGATTGGCCAACGGTCATGACCCGACTTGCAGACAAGAACCTGATCAGCTCTGAGCATCTCCAGCATGCGCGCCTGCTCTGGGAGTTCGGCTATCTGATCAACAATACAGACATGCATCTGGGAAATATGAGCCTTGGCATGCTCGATGACAAATTCAACCTTCTCCCCTCGTATGACATGTGCTCCATGGGCTTTGCTCCCATGCGTGGTTTGATCAAGCCGTTATCCTTCTCTCCCAAGGGCCATAGCAGGCTTGACTGCTTGAGTGGGAACGTGCCGATGTACGAAAAGGTTCGACTCCTTGCTATGGATTTCTGGGAGCGAGTCGCAAATGACGACAGAATATCGGGTGAGTTTCGGAAGTTTCTCACCCAAGGCAATCCGATCCTTTAG
- the sufB gene encoding Fe-S cluster assembly protein SufB yields MIDELDLALDRKYEAGFVTDIQSETFEPGLDESVIRRLSTMKDEPEWLLEWRLKAYRSWLEMEAPDWANLDLEPIDYQSISYYSAPKSMKDRPQSLDEVDPELIRTYEKLGIPLHEQQMLAGVAVDLVFDSVSVVTTFREKLSEAGVIFCPISEAVRNHPELVKKYLGSVVARNDNYFSALNSAVFTDGSFVYIPKGVTCPMELSTYFRINELNTGQFERTLIVADEGSQLSYLEGCTAPQRDENQLHAAVVELVALDDAKIKYSTVQNWYPGDENGKGGIYNFVTKRGIAHTNARISWTQVETGSAITWKYPSCILKGDNSVGEFYSVALTRGRQQADTGTKMIHIGKNTRSTIITKGISAGRSSNAYRGLVKMGPRADNARNFTECDSLLIGDKCGAHTFPYIESRNPTAIVEHEATTSKVSDEQMFLCQQRGLDPEKAVSMIVNGFCKEVFKQLPMEFAVEAGKLLEISLEGSVG; encoded by the coding sequence ATGATTGACGAACTTGATCTGGCGCTTGACAGAAAATACGAAGCAGGCTTTGTAACGGATATCCAATCTGAGACGTTTGAACCTGGTTTGGATGAATCTGTCATTCGTCGTTTATCCACGATGAAAGACGAGCCAGAATGGCTACTGGAATGGCGCCTGAAAGCCTACCGTAGCTGGTTGGAAATGGAAGCCCCTGATTGGGCAAATCTTGATCTTGAGCCAATCGATTACCAGTCCATCTCCTACTACTCTGCTCCCAAGAGCATGAAGGACAGGCCTCAATCCCTGGATGAGGTTGATCCGGAGCTGATCCGCACCTACGAGAAACTCGGCATTCCCTTACACGAGCAGCAAATGCTGGCCGGAGTCGCTGTCGATCTTGTCTTTGACTCTGTCTCCGTCGTGACGACTTTTCGTGAAAAGCTCTCTGAAGCGGGCGTGATCTTCTGTCCCATCTCCGAAGCGGTACGAAATCATCCCGAGCTGGTCAAGAAGTACCTGGGCTCGGTGGTCGCAAGGAACGATAACTACTTCTCTGCCTTGAACAGCGCCGTGTTCACCGATGGCTCTTTTGTGTATATCCCAAAAGGCGTCACCTGCCCGATGGAACTATCTACCTATTTCAGGATCAATGAACTCAATACAGGGCAGTTTGAACGCACCTTGATTGTTGCCGATGAAGGCAGTCAACTAAGCTACCTGGAAGGCTGTACCGCACCACAGCGAGATGAGAACCAGTTACACGCAGCCGTCGTAGAACTAGTAGCTCTGGACGATGCCAAGATAAAATACTCAACCGTACAGAACTGGTACCCGGGCGATGAAAATGGCAAGGGCGGCATCTACAACTTCGTCACAAAACGAGGCATAGCTCACACCAATGCGAGAATATCCTGGACGCAAGTAGAGACAGGGTCTGCAATCACGTGGAAGTACCCAAGCTGCATACTCAAAGGTGACAACTCTGTCGGTGAATTCTATTCCGTTGCTCTGACTCGTGGTCGTCAACAGGCAGACACCGGTACCAAGATGATTCACATAGGCAAGAATACCCGCTCCACCATCATCACCAAAGGCATCTCGGCAGGCAGAAGTAGCAACGCTTATCGCGGCTTGGTGAAAATGGGTCCCAGAGCAGACAATGCCCGTAATTTTACCGAATGTGATTCTCTATTGATTGGCGACAAATGTGGAGCACATACGTTTCCCTACATAGAAAGCCGTAACCCGACTGCCATTGTCGAGCACGAAGCGACAACGTCAAAGGTCAGTGATGAACAAATGTTCTTGTGCCAGCAGCGTGGCCTGGATCCGGAAAAAGCGGTTTCCATGATCGTTAACGGCTTCTGCAAGGAAGTATTCAAACAATTACCGATGGAGTTCGCTGTCGAAGCTGGCAAACTTCTCGAAATAAGCCTTGAGGGGTCAGTAGGTTAA